The stretch of DNA GATTTTGCTTATAGAAAGTTCCTTGAACCTAATTGCTTTGCCTTTGCTTTGGCACCTTATGAAATAACCAATAAGGTGCTAAGCATGAAGCTATTTGGCCATTTCAGGGCTTGGCTTGGCGACGGCGAAAGACATTTCGACCTGATTGCGAAGCAAATCATCGATGGTTTCCCGCTCTCTGATTAAGTAATCTTTACCTTTGTAAATCATAACTTCTGCTGGCCGAAGCCTCGAATTATAATTGGATGACATGGAAAAGCAATAGGCTCCTGCATTGTGAATACATAGAATATCTCCCTCATTAATTTCTGAAATCCGTCGGTTTACGCCAAAGGTATCCGTCTCACAGATATAACCAACCACTGTATAAAAACGTTTTTTAGCCACTGGTTTGGATATATTGGAGATTTCGTGATAAGCATCATAAAACATAGGGCGAATTAAATGATTCAATCCCGAATCAATTCCTGCAAAAACGGTGGAGGTTGTTTGTTTGATAACATTAACCTTTGCCAAAAAATACCCTGCTTCACTTACCAGGAACTTGCCGGGTTCGAACATCAGGCACAAATCTTTTCCGTATTCTTTACAAAATGCGTTAAACCGTTTAGAAATTTTTGCACCCAGTTCTTCAATATCCGTCTCCACATCTCCTTCCCGGTAGGGTACTTTAAAGCCACTGCCAAAATCTACATAATCGAGATCTTCAAATTCCTTGGCTACATTAAGCAAAATCTCTGCTCCACTCAGGAAAACGTCTGCATCGACAATCCCTGACCCCGTATGCATATGCAATCCTTCAACCGTCAGACCTGTTGAGGTTATAATTCTTTTCACCAAGGGAATCTGATGAAAGGAAACACCAAATTTTGAGTCGATATGGCCAACTGATGTTTTGCTATTCCCACCAGCCATGATGTGGGGGTTGATTCTGATACATACGGGAATATCGGGATGCAGTTGTCCGAATTGTTCCAGGATGGATAAATTATCTATGTTTATTCGCACCCCCATCGCAGCCACTTCATCTATTTCTTCTATACTCACACAATTGGGTGTATAAATGATTTCTTGAGGTTTAAACCCTGCTTTTAGTCCCAATTCAACCTCCTGGATAGAAACAGTATCCAAGCCAGCACCCAGCGTATTAAAAAACTTCAAAACACTGATATTGGTCAAGGCTTTACAAGCATAATTGATCGTCAACCGTTTAACTTTAAAAGCCTCTTGTATGCGTTGGTATTGTCGTTCCATGACAGCAGTGTCATATACATACAAAGGGCAGCCATATTTTTCCACCAATTTTAAGGGATCAACACCACCACTAAGCTGATAACGGTTGTTTTCCAGGTTCATTTCAAGCTAAATTTTTTAAATAAACCGCAAAGATAAGTTTTTTGTGCGGTGTCCGCTACGATGCCTGCATTCCAAATAGAAAAATCTTAGTATTTTGAAGCGAGATACACCATTTTTCGTCATTGATGCATCTTTACTTTTAAACGAAATAGCAAATTGTGACCAATTCAGAACTTATAGCCGCCTGCCAGCAGGACGATCGGAAAGCCCAACAAATGCTTTTCGACCAGTATTCTCCCAAGATGATGGGCGTATGTAAGCGCTACCTGAAAAGTCAGGAAGATGTAGAAGATGTTCTGATTGAAGCTTTTTATAAGATTTTTGACCACCTGCCTCAATTCAAAGCAGAGGGAAGCTTTGAGGGCTGGATCCGCCGAATCGTCGTGAATGAAGCCCTGATGTTTTTGCGCCGTCGGCACAATTTCAACCTGACCGTTGAAATCGATAACAACCTGGATGTCAAGACGACTTTTAGCCCCCAAGATCAATTAGAGGCACAAGATATTTTAGCCTTATTAGATAGATTACCCACTGGTTACAGAACTGTTTTCAATCTTTATGTCTTGGAAGGTTATAAACACCGGGAAATTGCCGAGATACTTGACATTAGCATTAATACCTCAAAATCTCAATTGATATTAGCCAAAAAGAAATTACAGCAACATTTGAAAGAAATAAATTACCCTGGTTTAAAAAAAGAAGAAACCGGTTAATTTAAATGTGCATATGAAACATAAACGCCCAAAGTGGCCAAAAAAATTGACTGTTATTAAAATGGAACCAAAGAAAGATATTTTTGATCTATTTAAAGAAAATGAACGCAAACTTGACGAACAGCCGGCTCCTCATGTTTGGCGTCGTTTGGAACGCAAACTAGATCATAAAAAGCGCAACAATCGATCTTTCCGGCCAACTATGCAAGGCCAACTAGGAATTGCAGCTGCTGTTCTAATGCTTTTCACGGTCATTACCATCATGCTTTTGGCCCTTCCCAAAACAAACATAGCCGTTTTGGCACACAATGAAAATATGGTGTTTGAGGAACTGTCGAGTAATGAAGCCGATCAAGAATTGCTAAAGGTCGTTCAATTTACCCATAAACATCAATCCCGCTTGGCCAATCCGGTAAAAGAAGGAGATGAAAAAAAACTGATTTTACCTGCAACGGATGTCAAGGTCATTTTATTAGATAAAAGATAAAACCCCCTTACTTAAATGGATGCCTTGGCAACCATTCCACAACCGGGTTATACTTTTTCATTAACAAACCAATAAGCAGGTTGAAGACAGGGTTTAAATGCCGTAAGTAGCAATACATTTGATAAGGGAGTGCACCGATGGAGCTCTTTATCTCTAAGGCGGTTCTACCAAAGACGACGGTATTGATCCCTTGGGTTTCGATACTGCAACGAAGCATATTAAAAAGCATGTTGAGATAAAGTTGATATTGTTGGTTTATCACGGGATTAATCCCTAAGAAGTGGGCATCATGTTCGCTTCCATTCCTGATAAGGGTACAAAAACCCAATAATTCTCCCTGTTTATCATGGTAGGCAAATAAGCGAAAATCCGCTTTGAGTGATCTTTTTAGGGATGGTAAATAATCAGGAGATAAATTAAGCATATTGAATTCCGCTTTTTCCGCAATTTGTAGGTATAGGGAATAGAGCGCTTGCTTATGCGCTTCAATTTCTTCCAAATTCCATTCTGTGATTTTTACCTCCGCTGCTTTTTTAAAAGCTCTTTTTGCCCGTACCCGGTACTTGGATTGCAATTGTTGCAAATAATCCTCAAAGCTATTCCAATTCGATGGAAGCTTTAAAATCATATTCGGCTGAAAGGTTACTCTATGAAAAGTCCCACTTTGTTTGAACGGAGACTCTTCTCCAAAAGTATCTTTAAAAAGAATACCATTGATCGACAGACCGCTCGATGTTAACTGCTGTTTTATCGCTTTCAGGGATGATCCAATCAACTGGAGTCCCTCCGCTTCCGAAATTTGAGTAGGATCAAAACAACAGGCATGTTCTCCGGTTAGCAGCAAATTACCTACCACTAAAACCCTGAAGTTTAAATAACTGGCTAATTTATAGCTTAGCCATTGAGACCAACTCCTTCGTTCCGTCCCTTCTATCGTTTTCAGGCTATCCGTTAGGGCATAATCAATGATTTGAAGTAAGACAACACCAATGACTGCGTCTCCTTTTTTCAGCAACAGGTATTTCAGTTGCATTCCTTCAGGCGGGTTTGATGCCAAAGCCATTAAATAATTGGTATGCAAAAAGACATCTCTGTCTTCTAGCAATTGGTCCCAATCGCCAGGGATATCAGCCACTTCATCATATATAAAAAAGGAATAATCCTCGCTAGCCGAAATTGATTTAGCACTTTGAGTCAAGGACTTAGTATCCTGCATCTTTTGAATAAAAGGGCGTGTTTGCGGCAGCAGGTATTGTAAAACCTCCTTAGGATAACAGGTTCTATCAGAGAAAAAATTCATTTATATTCGACAGTTAATTATGGTTACCAGTTCAGCACTTTTCTAAGTAGCTATTTGAACTTGATGGGTATTGAAAATATAAAACAGATTTATCCCTATTATGTTTTATGCCTCTTTGACAATTTTTGCGGTCAAGGCAATGTGAAGTTTTTGTTATTCTTTTGTTTTCGACCACTTTTTAATTTCCTGTAAGGCGTAATTTTCATCCTCCCAACGAATCAGCTCCATCACTCCTTTTCCCTTATAATTTAAAAACCATTCCTCTATGATCCTTTTTGCAGGGTCATAGTCTAATAGCAGGGACAAAAAGTTATCAGCCTTCAAGGTACGAGCATTTTCATCCATGGGTATGGCGATCAATTTAGTATCCAATTCACCTGCATCTTTAAGCAAGAGAGCACCGATCAGTTTAGCCTTTAAGACCGTACCGGTTGGCATACTTTGACCTATCACTAATATATCCAAGGCATCTCCATCACCGCCTTTAGTTTCTGACATCATGGTGGAAGGGACAAAACCGTAGTTACCCGGATAGGGCAGAAACTCAATGACCCTTGTTTTCCCCATTAAGGTATCCGGTACAAACACTCCATTTACAGGGTTATATTCAATTTTAGTATTTGTTCCTGCCGGAATTTCAACGATGACATTAACAGAATTTCCATCAAGGGCAGGTAATGAGTAATTTTCTTTATGGGGTTGATGCTGACAGGCTAGAAAAATAAAACACATGCCACCTAAAGAGGTCCATCTTTTTAGCATAATCAAAGGTCTTTTCGTTTTTAGCAATACTTGGCGCTAAAAGTAAGTCTTCCTTTCCATTTTTTAATTGTTGAAGTAAGTTATTCTCTAAAAGGAGCGTGCAAGTGCTGTATACCTAAACAACTCGGGGTAAGAATATCCGGTTCAGGAAATGTTTCTTGCATGGACTATAAAAAATGTCAGGGAAGGATCATATTTTCCAACAAAAATATGGATAGACTCTTGTATTTTGGGGCCAGAAACCAAAATACGTTTTTTCATGAAAAAATACTTCTACGCATTGTTCGCCTTGGGCAGTTTCATTAGTTGTCAACAAGAAGCAAGTTCAGACCAAGATCATTCGCAGGCCTTAGACCTGAACAAAACTTTGCCGGGCACCTGGGAACTGATCAATATAAATGTAAAGGTTAATACTTTTGAAAATATGGATTCCAACTTTGTGCAGGAAATCAAAGAAGAAGATTGGGAAAAAATATTCTATGTAAAACCTGTTCGCACCTTTTATGAGCTAGATCATAAATATCGCAGAGCACATTTTGACTTAAGAGATTCCTTGATGAGCGAATCCAGGGGGATGTGGAATGTCTTTAATGATACCCTCATGATGATAGAGCCTGATGCAACCTACCAGTATATCGTCAGTCAGCAGTCCAACGGACTCCTTCGCGTATTCACCTTACTTGATTGGGATAGTGATGGACAGGAAGATGATGAATATGCAGGTCTGATGAGGTACATCAGTCGTACGACCGATTAAAAAGATTTAGTCCAAATCGTTTTTCAGCCGAAAAACATCCTGCTCTAAACCTTTTATCTTTTCCTCTAAAGATCTTACCTTTTGAATCAGTAATATAATATCAGTTAATTCTTCTCTTTTCAAATAGGAAGTGATAGACTCTCTTACCTGTGGCTCAGGATCCGTTAACATCATCTGCCCTTGCCCTGTAAGCATCCATTTGGGATTTAAGTCCTCAAAAACAGTAAATAAAGATTCCCAGAAAGACATATGAGGGGATGTTTTGTCCGATTCGTAATTATAAATATTCCGTTCTGAAATCTTTAATAGATGAGCAAAGTCAGTCACAGAAAATTTATTCCCCTCTCTAAAAGACTTTATTCGTTGACCAACAGTTAAATACATATAAAAATTAAATTTAAATGAAAATTTATTCTGAACAGACTTTCTAGTTTGCGGAAAAATATATAAATTTGCAACAACGAAGAAAAGAAAAAGCGCATTAAGAACCTCCCATTATACAAATAAAGATCAAAATTCGGCATTCTAACATACTCCTGTCGCTTGTATCTATCTCTTGCTTGGAGCGTTTCATTTGGCTATTCCACAAGTGACTTTTGGGAGGTTTTCGCCCGGAAGAAACCAATGTAATAAAATTACGTTTGGACGTCAATTCTTCCGGGCTTTTCCCATAATATATTGGCTATCAGGCCATTGTTTCACTTTTGAATCAAATGAAAGCAAAAAGCAATTGCCTTCAAGTAGCAAATTTAAATTTTGCCCTTCAATATACAAATTTTCTTTATTAAGAAAAAGCCGATGCACATTACTGGCATCGGCTAAAAATCCTGTTATTCCTGTTGTTTAACTTTTAAGCAATTATATCAAGATGCTTGATTTAGAAATTTTTTCTTTGATTAAAGGCTTTAACTGTTCTGCCGCTGTAAACAATAAGTCTTCATTTTCAGGGAAAGGCAAAGGTCGATTGCCAATTCGTCTCCTGGATTCTTTACTGAGTGCTCTTTCATCCCCGCTGAAAGTGGCGGCATAATTCTCGAAAACGGCTTCAACGGCGATATGATCGGTATGAATAACCTGATTGTGATTCAAATCAATATATTCTAAACGACCAGAAACGTTAGCCACTTTATTTTGATAGGTTTCGAATACCTTAGATCGAATAATTACCCTTCGAGGAATTTTTATATCGTTTCCAGCAGTATCTTTTTTCACGTTACCATTCTCATCCAATACATAGTCAAATCCGTCTTCAATCTCTTTGCTATCCACATATTCTCTTTCTTGTACCAGCCCTGGGCTAACTAGAATAGCCGTCATATTCATCACCACTTTGAAATCGTAGTCAACACCTGTTTGTTGCCGTGTGTGGTATTCCTTCCAGCGATCGTTGAGGTCATTTATACTGATTCGGGTAAGCTCTCTTTCGAATCCAATTGGAAGGACA from Saprospiraceae bacterium encodes:
- a CDS encoding inorganic diphosphatase, with product MLKRWTSLGGMCFIFLACQHQPHKENYSLPALDGNSVNVIVEIPAGTNTKIEYNPVNGVFVPDTLMGKTRVIEFLPYPGNYGFVPSTMMSETKGGDGDALDILVIGQSMPTGTVLKAKLIGALLLKDAGELDTKLIAIPMDENARTLKADNFLSLLLDYDPAKRIIEEWFLNYKGKGVMELIRWEDENYALQEIKKWSKTKE
- a CDS encoding peptidogalycan biosysnthesis protein, which translates into the protein MNFFSDRTCYPKEVLQYLLPQTRPFIQKMQDTKSLTQSAKSISASEDYSFFIYDEVADIPGDWDQLLEDRDVFLHTNYLMALASNPPEGMQLKYLLLKKGDAVIGVVLLQIIDYALTDSLKTIEGTERRSWSQWLSYKLASYLNFRVLVVGNLLLTGEHACCFDPTQISEAEGLQLIGSSLKAIKQQLTSSGLSINGILFKDTFGEESPFKQSGTFHRVTFQPNMILKLPSNWNSFEDYLQQLQSKYRVRAKRAFKKAAEVKITEWNLEEIEAHKQALYSLYLQIAEKAEFNMLNLSPDYLPSLKRSLKADFRLFAYHDKQGELLGFCTLIRNGSEHDAHFLGINPVINQQYQLYLNMLFNMLRCSIETQGINTVVFGRTALEIKSSIGALPYQMYCYLRHLNPVFNLLIGLLMKKYNPVVEWLPRHPFK
- a CDS encoding RNA polymerase sigma factor, encoding MTNSELIAACQQDDRKAQQMLFDQYSPKMMGVCKRYLKSQEDVEDVLIEAFYKIFDHLPQFKAEGSFEGWIRRIVVNEALMFLRRRHNFNLTVEIDNNLDVKTTFSPQDQLEAQDILALLDRLPTGYRTVFNLYVLEGYKHREIAEILDISINTSKSQLILAKKKLQQHLKEINYPGLKKEETG
- the lysA gene encoding diaminopimelate decarboxylase codes for the protein MNLENNRYQLSGGVDPLKLVEKYGCPLYVYDTAVMERQYQRIQEAFKVKRLTINYACKALTNISVLKFFNTLGAGLDTVSIQEVELGLKAGFKPQEIIYTPNCVSIEEIDEVAAMGVRINIDNLSILEQFGQLHPDIPVCIRINPHIMAGGNSKTSVGHIDSKFGVSFHQIPLVKRIITSTGLTVEGLHMHTGSGIVDADVFLSGAEILLNVAKEFEDLDYVDFGSGFKVPYREGDVETDIEELGAKISKRFNAFCKEYGKDLCLMFEPGKFLVSEAGYFLAKVNVIKQTTSTVFAGIDSGLNHLIRPMFYDAYHEISNISKPVAKKRFYTVVGYICETDTFGVNRRISEINEGDILCIHNAGAYCFSMSSNYNSRLRPAEVMIYKGKDYLIRERETIDDLLRNQVEMSFAVAKPSPEMAK
- a CDS encoding helix-turn-helix transcriptional regulator, with the protein product MYLTVGQRIKSFREGNKFSVTDFAHLLKISERNIYNYESDKTSPHMSFWESLFTVFEDLNPKWMLTGQGQMMLTDPEPQVRESITSYLKREELTDIILLIQKVRSLEEKIKGLEQDVFRLKNDLD